A window of Flavobacterium psychrophilum genomic DNA:
TGTACTTTAACAGCGAGAGCTTTAACGAGAAGAAGCAGTTTGAGAGAGATAAGGAAATGAACCTTAAATTAGGGCAGGTGTTCCTTTACAAAGCCGTAAAAGAAGGCGACAAATGGGGCGAGGCACAATTGCTACCCTTTAACAGCAAAGAATGGTCAACACAAAACCCATCGATCAGCAAAGACGGTAAAACACTTTACTTCTCCTCTGACAGGACAGGTACAATGGGTGGCCAGGATATCTGGAAGGTAGAGGTAAAAGCAGACAACACCTATGGTGAGCCTGTAAACCTTGGTCCAAAAGTAAACACAGAAGGTAAAGAAAGCTTCCCATTCATTACAGATGATAACAAGCTATACTTCTCATCAGACAGGCCAAAAGGCTTTGGAGGGTTAGATGTATTTGTAATCGACCTTAACAAAGGTACAGAAGCAACAAACGTAGGTGCACCGGTGAACACACCGAAAGACGACTTCGCCTTTAGCTTCAACACGACAAAAAACATCGGGTTCTTCTCAAGTAACCGTACAGGTGTAGACAAGCTTTACCTTGCAACACCGGTATGTGGTGTAGAGGCACTTGTACTTGTAAGGGACAAGAAAACAGGAAAAATACTTGGCAATGCGAAAGTTGCAATACTTGATGAGAGAAACAACGTAATTGAGACAAGGACAGCAGGTGCAGACGGCAAGGTAGATTACAGCATTGACTGTAACAGGGCTTACACAGTTCAGGCATCCATGGAAGGCTATGCTAATGGCAGCTTCCCTGTCGCTAAGACAAACGGCGGTGTTGTAAACGTAGCAGCAGACCTTGACCCAATTGAAACCATTGTAACACCAACAGACGTTGTACTTAACGATATCTACTTTGAATTCGATAAGAGCAATGTAACGAGGGAAGGCGCATTTGAACTTGACAAGTTAGTTGAGGCAATGAAAGCTAACCCTACAATGGTTATCATGGCTAAATCGCACACTGATAGCAGAGGTTCAGACAAGTACAACATGAACTTATCAAACCGCAGGGCAAAATCTACAGTTCAGTATGTAATATCAAAAGGTATTGCTAAGAGCCGTATTTCAGGCCAGGGTTATGGTGAGAGCCAGCCTAAGGTAAACTGTGGTGGCGACTGTACAGAAGAGCAGCATGCACAAAACAGGAGAAGTGAGTTTATCATCGTTAAGAAATAATCAAGACGAGATACGATAAACAACCTTTATCCACCTATATAGAAACTCCCGCCATTGGCGGGAGTTTTTTTGTTTGGGGCTTAAGCAGATCATGAACAAACAACAACCAAACCTCTTAGCCCTGATAGAGCCGGTATACCCGAAGCTGCCCTAGCAGCCAGGGATATAGGCGAAAGCAGGACGGACGCTGACTGAAAAGCGCTTAGCCTACTGCTTAAAGAGCATAAAAAAGCCTCCGGTTAGGAAGGCTTGTGTATTATAAGTTGTCGCTTTGAAACCACTCTGCAAAGGAAGTTTCCGTTTCCTGTAAGCGCAGTGAATGTAGTAATATGTTGGCGGGTAATCGGCGTTTAATTTTATCAGCAAAATCTATCACCATGTTTTCACTTGTCGGTTGGTAATCTACCAATATAACGTGGTGGTCGCGCTCTTTAAGCTCTTTTGCCAGTTCTATGTGTGGTGTGTTCTGGTTGAATACAGTTGCATGGTCAAAAACATCTACGATGTCTTCTTTAACGATCTTTTTCAGGTCGCCAAAATCAATCACCATTCCGTACTTAACATTCGACACATCAGTGATAGGAGAACCGATAACGGTTACCGAAAGTTTGTAACTGTGACCGTGTACGTTTTTGCATTTTCCGTCGTAGCCATAAAGGGCATGTCCGGTTTCGAAAGTAAACTGTTTGGTAATCCTGATTTTGCTCATTGTAATCGTATTAGGGCGCAAATTTACTAAATAATATGCCTCGTTGTGATTTATTATAAACGTATTGGTTTTCAAAGTATCTTTGATCGCTTTTTATACGCAACGCGATGGACGAATTACAGCTGAATCCGCTATATGAGAAGGTTATAGATGACCTTATGGAGAAACAATTTAGTATTGTTGACGATTTTTTTTCGAAGGAGGAAGTGCTTGCACTGCGTGGCAGCCTGCTGGAAAAATATGACGAAGACAGGTTTAAAAAATCGGCTATTGGTAACCAGGCAAATGAAAAGATCATCGATGCTATAAGGGGTGATTTTATTCTTTGGCTAAACGAAGAAAATGCCAATGGTGCCGAACTTCAGTTTTTTACAAGAATCAACGACTTCAAGGATTACCTTAATCGTACCTGCTTTATGGGTATAAATGAAGGGGAGTTTCATTATGCACTGTATCCGCAGGGCACGTTTTATAAACGCCACCTTGATACATTTCAGAACGACAGCCGCAGAAAACTATCTATGGTGTGTTACCTTAACGATGAAGACTGGAAGCCGGAATATGGGGGCGAGCTTACTATTTACCTAAACGAAAACGGAACAGAAAAGGCAATAAATATTTATCCTGTGCAAGGCAGGATGGTGGTTTTTGAAAGCCAGATATTAGAGCATGAGGTAAAACCTGTACAGAGGGAGCGCCTTAGTATTACTGGATGGCTAAAAACCAGGGGCTAGTTATTTTTTAAACTGCCCCAGTGCATTTTTAGTAAAATCTGATAGTACAAGACGACCGGAGATCTTCGCTCTTTCTGTAAGCAGTTTATCCCAGTTTTCTGTGCCTTCCCATAATACTTTTTTCATATCGGCTAATGCCTCAGGATTATAGCCAGCCAGTTTTTGGGTAAAGATGTCGAACTCTTTATCCAATTCTTTTACGTCTGTAAAAACCTTTGCATATAGCCCTTTTTCCTGAGCCCAGTACGCATTTTTCCACTCGTGAGCAGCCAAAGTCATTTCGGCCAGCGCTGCCACTCCCATTTTTCTTTCTACAGCCGGCGCTATTACAAACGGACCTATACCGATAGTGAATTCAGACAGCTTTATCGCGCTACTCTCTGTTGCTAAGGCATAGTCGCACGCAGCAGCAAGGCCAACACCTCCACCAACTGCTTTTCCGTGTATACGCCCTACAATTAGCTTAGAACAATTACGCATAGCATTTATTACGTTGGCAAAACCGGAGAAAAACACAGCACCTTCCTTAAGGTCTGATACTGCAAGTAGTTCGTCAAAAGATGCTCCCGCACAGAAGGCACCATCGCCTTCGCTCCTTAAGATGATAAGGTTGATATCTGGGTTTTTGCTAAGCAGGTTTAATTCATCTGTTAATCGCTGTAAAAGCTCTCCGGGAAAAGAATTACTCGCCGGATGTCCGAATTCTACCGTAGCGATTTTGTTGTCCATTTTAGTATATAATGAGCCATTAGGCCTGGTGGTGGTGGTCATGTAAAATTATTTTAGGGTAAAATTAATGAAATGTTATAAAGCAGCGTACATTTTTTAAAAGTTTGCATTTTGAAATTTGTTAATTCGATAGTATTTACATTATATTTGCTCAAACTTAATGGGGATGTAGCTCAGCTGGCTAGAGCGCTTGCATGGCATGCAAGAGGTCGTGGGTTCGACTCCCATCTTCTCCACTTTTAATTAATTTTATGCTTTTCAAAAGAAATTAAAATTTTCAAAAAGTATCGTAAAACCTGCAAAAACCAACGTTTTGCAGGTTTTTTTGTATTAACGTTGGTGGAGCAAATTTTTTGGTAGAGGTTGAATAAAATAAATAGAAGTATGCTTGTTACAGACACAAGACATAAGGGCGATTATCCTACGGGGTGAGGATCGGTCGGAATAAGTGCAAAAGCTAAAGTAGGTGTGACGCGTACAATTACCTATACACCTTAAGGTTTTATAATTGGGAGATATTCTAACTTTGGAGGTGGATTATCAGCTGGTGCACTCCCATTCGAAGCAGCGGGGGGAAGTAATACAATCATAATATGGCAGCAGGAAGAATAAAAACTCTTTTCGTAGTAGCAATAGTAATCATAGGGTTATTTGTGGTAGCACAAATATATTCACGAAAACGAGGTGCAGAAAACTACACTTCGTTTAATAGTGCATACATTGATGGCGTACTCGAAAAAACTTATTTCAAATTTAAGGGTGTAGGATTTACTATGGAAGATGGAAGCGAATATGTATTCTATCCGTACAAGTCAGAATTAAATAGCTTCAAGAATTTTGATAGATTTGCATCTAAAGGAGACAGGGTATTGAAGCTAGCTCACAGCGATACCCTTTTTTTATTTAAGGAAGGGAAAAGGTATAAATTTACATTCATAAAGTTTTAACTATTGCAACG
This region includes:
- a CDS encoding cell envelope biogenesis protein OmpA, whose protein sequence is MKNLYITLGFMLATMAVTGQTKETERADKLYARLDYMDAAKEYQKLDGSPYVYKQIADSYYNIFNSKEAVQWYAKATETQQDSETYYRYAQMLKAEGKYEEANVQMKKFALLAPSDQRAVLFNQDPNYLPKLKNQTKLFDEKVLDINDDKYGSFGGVLANDNSFYFSSTRNTARKKYGTNEEPFLDIYTSTYNANGTFSEPVPVSEVNTKWHDGPVAISADGKTMYFNSESFNEKKQFERDKEMNLKLGQVFLYKAVKEGDKWGEAQLLPFNSKEWSTQNPSISKDGKTLYFSSDRTGTMGGQDIWKVEVKADNTYGEPVNLGPKVNTEGKESFPFITDDNKLYFSSDRPKGFGGLDVFVIDLNKGTEATNVGAPVNTPKDDFAFSFNTTKNIGFFSSNRTGVDKLYLATPVCGVEALVLVRDKKTGKILGNAKVAILDERNNVIETRTAGADGKVDYSIDCNRAYTVQASMEGYANGSFPVAKTNGGVVNVAADLDPIETIVTPTDVVLNDIYFEFDKSNVTREGAFELDKLVEAMKANPTMVIMAKSHTDSRGSDKYNMNLSNRRAKSTVQYVISKGIAKSRISGQGYGESQPKVNCGGDCTEEQHAQNRRSEFIIVKK
- a CDS encoding 6-pyruvoyl tetrahydropterin synthase, which encodes MSKIRITKQFTFETGHALYGYDGKCKNVHGHSYKLSVTVIGSPITDVSNVKYGMVIDFGDLKKIVKEDIVDVFDHATVFNQNTPHIELAKELKERDHHVILVDYQPTSENMVIDFADKIKRRLPANILLHSLRLQETETSFAEWFQSDNL
- a CDS encoding oxidoreductase, translating into MDELQLNPLYEKVIDDLMEKQFSIVDDFFSKEEVLALRGSLLEKYDEDRFKKSAIGNQANEKIIDAIRGDFILWLNEENANGAELQFFTRINDFKDYLNRTCFMGINEGEFHYALYPQGTFYKRHLDTFQNDSRRKLSMVCYLNDEDWKPEYGGELTIYLNENGTEKAINIYPVQGRMVVFESQILEHEVKPVQRERLSITGWLKTRG
- a CDS encoding enoyl-CoA hydratase, with amino-acid sequence MTTTTRPNGSLYTKMDNKIATVEFGHPASNSFPGELLQRLTDELNLLSKNPDINLIILRSEGDGAFCAGASFDELLAVSDLKEGAVFFSGFANVINAMRNCSKLIVGRIHGKAVGGGVGLAAACDYALATESSAIKLSEFTIGIGPFVIAPAVERKMGVAALAEMTLAAHEWKNAYWAQEKGLYAKVFTDVKELDKEFDIFTQKLAGYNPEALADMKKVLWEGTENWDKLLTERAKISGRLVLSDFTKNALGQFKK